One stretch of Spirochaetota bacterium DNA includes these proteins:
- a CDS encoding YitT family protein gives MDRKFINFLKDLFGIIVGSALCGIGYSIFLIPFKASPGGVGGLSQFFYYIFNINPGIAMFIMNIPLFIIGVIVLGKEFGIKTLISIFFVSVFTDLFSPMNLLKINYFLPFLYKIGDKAYSFTSDYFLGVLAGSVLLGAGLGFVFKFNGSTGGTDIPALILKKYLGISPGTSFLFIDSFIIFLVGIVFKNGNLILWGFLSLFVSSKVCDIVLEGLPYNKGVMIISKKYEEIKSFIFNELDRGCTIIHGEGGFTSKELKIVYVVINLKELEKLKYFVKKMDREAFIIVNEVHDVLGYGFKKI, from the coding sequence ATGGATAGAAAGTTTATAAACTTTCTTAAAGATTTATTTGGAATTATAGTTGGATCTGCATTATGTGGTATAGGTTACTCTATATTTTTAATACCTTTTAAAGCATCTCCTGGAGGTGTTGGAGGTTTATCTCAATTTTTCTATTATATTTTTAATATTAATCCAGGTATTGCAATGTTTATTATGAATATTCCCTTATTTATTATAGGAGTTATAGTTCTTGGAAAAGAGTTTGGAATAAAAACTCTTATTTCTATATTTTTTGTATCTGTATTTACTGATCTTTTTTCTCCAATGAATTTACTGAAAATAAACTATTTTCTACCATTTTTATATAAAATAGGTGATAAAGCTTATTCTTTTACAAGTGATTATTTTCTTGGAGTACTTGCAGGATCAGTATTACTTGGTGCAGGACTTGGTTTTGTATTTAAGTTTAATGGTTCGACTGGCGGAACAGATATTCCTGCACTAATTTTAAAAAAATACCTTGGGATTTCACCAGGTACTTCATTTTTGTTTATTGATTCATTTATAATTTTTCTTGTTGGAATTGTTTTTAAAAATGGAAATCTTATTTTATGGGGATTCTTATCTTTATTTGTTTCTTCAAAAGTCTGTGATATTGTACTAGAAGGTTTACCTTATAATAAAGGAGTGATGATAATTTCAAAGAAATATGAAGAAATAAAGAGTTTTATATTTAATGAATTAGATAGGGGTTGTACTATTATACATGGGGAAGGAGGTTTTACTTCAAAAGAGCTTAAAATAGTTTATGTAGTTATTAATTTAAAAGAACTTGAAAAGTTAAAATATTTTGTAAAGAAAATGGATAGAGAAGCTTTTATAATTGTGAATGAAGTGCATGATGTCCTGGGTTATGGATTTAAAAAAATATAA
- the recJ gene encoding single-stranded-DNA-specific exonuclease RecJ: MEVKGIKNINWYELKNDDDNFEKFLDDIETLNLEIPEKILKILYNRNINSKEKLFKFFNKDIKFLYPPFIFRNITQIIEKIKYFVNEGKKIAIYGDSDIDGVLASYILKETLSVLGSYPLIFMPDEEDIYGLSIKKINQIKEKGVELIITVDNGISSVEEINYARSLGIEVIVTDHHNPPEKLPQNCLLMNPRVEKISSLEILSGCGVVFKLIEALLFSVTRVYTNKYILFNVKKVLYEIKGEKKFWYNFFLVEIVNLKIDRVHSFTLNFDDYIKIKDYLTNVEDALKSEVIKIGQLINLEELISFFLDKLNEGFEFIFFNESLKNYFNELIKKRDIEKEKSLKYINDLYTIKKEINILEIFKEDYLFEEQKLYYLFFVALRENYSKIERFLNKLIPYVAIATISDIMPLIGENRIITSSGINSLNEKKIEVFNLLVNEIENLSYPFDSDDINWKISPLFNSPGRFGKGEVLIDLFLYKDKDKVKDILENLKNFNLKRTILIEEIVNKYKNIKLPIDNIIFIEVNDVESGLSGLLASRLANLYNKPVIVIIINKNKISGSFRTMEYLNGYEFINRFKNYFENFGGHYSACGFSIKVDLYDKFKEELKNEINYVQIDYKINNFYDCFISFDEFDENFFKWYNQLEPFGEKFQKPIFYSYPIELENIRYFGRNNNSASFKVIQEDIIFDGIFFNIREQIGELKKENIKGIIYQLQKNKLNNEKKETYLLKILDFIFE, from the coding sequence ATGGAAGTAAAAGGAATTAAAAATATTAATTGGTATGAACTTAAAAATGATGATGACAATTTTGAAAAGTTTTTAGATGATATAGAGACTTTAAACCTTGAAATTCCTGAAAAAATTTTAAAAATTCTTTATAATAGAAATATTAATAGTAAAGAAAAGTTATTTAAATTTTTTAATAAAGATATCAAATTTCTTTATCCTCCTTTTATTTTTAGAAATATTACGCAGATTATTGAAAAAATTAAATATTTTGTAAATGAAGGTAAAAAAATAGCAATATATGGAGATTCTGATATTGATGGTGTTTTAGCTTCTTATATACTTAAAGAAACATTATCTGTTCTTGGGAGTTATCCTTTGATTTTTATGCCAGATGAAGAGGATATTTATGGATTAAGTATTAAAAAAATAAATCAGATTAAAGAAAAGGGAGTTGAATTAATAATAACCGTAGATAATGGAATTTCTTCCGTTGAAGAAATTAATTATGCAAGAAGTTTAGGGATTGAAGTAATAGTAACTGATCACCATAATCCGCCAGAAAAACTTCCACAAAATTGTTTGTTAATGAACCCAAGAGTAGAAAAAATATCTTCTCTTGAAATTTTATCAGGTTGTGGAGTAGTTTTTAAACTAATAGAAGCTCTTCTTTTTTCCGTGACTAGAGTATATACAAATAAATACATTTTGTTTAATGTTAAAAAAGTTCTTTATGAAATAAAAGGTGAAAAGAAATTTTGGTATAATTTTTTTTTAGTTGAGATTGTTAATCTTAAGATAGATAGAGTACATAGTTTTACTCTAAATTTTGATGATTATATAAAAATTAAAGATTATCTAACAAATGTTGAAGATGCATTAAAATCTGAAGTTATCAAAATAGGTCAATTAATTAATCTTGAAGAACTTATCTCTTTTTTTTTGGATAAACTTAATGAAGGTTTTGAGTTTATATTTTTTAATGAAAGTTTGAAAAATTATTTTAATGAATTGATAAAAAAAAGAGATATAGAAAAAGAAAAATCGTTAAAATATATTAATGATCTTTATACTATTAAAAAAGAGATTAATATTTTAGAAATATTTAAGGAAGACTATCTTTTTGAAGAACAAAAATTATACTATCTTTTTTTTGTGGCATTAAGAGAAAATTATAGTAAGATTGAAAGATTTTTAAATAAACTTATTCCATATGTTGCTATAGCAACTATATCAGATATTATGCCTTTAATTGGTGAAAATAGGATAATAACAAGTAGTGGTATAAATAGTTTAAATGAAAAAAAAATTGAAGTTTTTAATCTATTAGTAAATGAAATAGAAAATTTATCTTATCCTTTTGATTCAGATGATATTAACTGGAAAATAAGCCCTTTATTTAATTCACCAGGAAGGTTTGGTAAGGGAGAAGTTTTAATAGATTTATTTTTATATAAAGATAAAGATAAGGTAAAAGATATCTTAGAGAATTTAAAAAATTTTAACTTAAAAAGAACAATATTGATAGAAGAGATTGTTAATAAGTATAAAAATATAAAATTGCCTATTGATAATATTATTTTTATTGAAGTAAACGATGTTGAAAGTGGACTTTCAGGTTTACTTGCTTCAAGATTAGCTAATCTTTATAATAAACCTGTTATAGTTATTATTATAAATAAAAATAAAATTTCTGGTTCATTTAGAACTATGGAATATTTAAACGGTTATGAGTTTATAAATAGATTTAAAAATTATTTTGAAAACTTTGGAGGGCATTATTCTGCATGTGGTTTTTCTATTAAGGTTGATTTATATGATAAATTTAAAGAAGAATTAAAGAATGAAATAAATTATGTACAGATTGATTATAAGATAAATAACTTTTATGATTGTTTTATATCATTTGATGAATTTGATGAAAATTTTTTTAAATGGTATAATCAACTTGAGCCTTTTGGAGAAAAATTTCAAAAACCTATATTTTATTCTTATCCTATAGAACTTGAAAATATAAGATACTTTGGCAGAAATAATAATTCTGCCTCCTTCAAAGTAATTCAAGAAGATATAATATTTGATGGTATTTTCTTTAATATTAGAGAGCAAATTGGAGAGTTAAAAAAAGAAAATATTAAAGGAATAATATATCAACTTCAAAAAAATAAATTAAATAATGAAAAAAAAGAAACATATCTTCTAAAAATATTAGATTTTATTTTTGAATAA
- a CDS encoding methyl-accepting chemotaxis protein, which yields MSKIDKDLNKKKNLKILVTTFLLSLINKIKETKKLKFLIYISLLLFFVLIICVIFNYFSYFFELKRDYEIYKIKDNFKVKVYLMNEPSIDYKNKTPDITKDFNIPFNLSSLSGYKNSVFEIEKDLDLNEIKNFVIKNKNEKLNNENFDLGIAIGKLSDASEIYINDFKISEFGKRNGIIFSSFNYYQYYRIPFYLIDLSNNNKINIKIVLYVKTNASLTDEIIISHYDLIYYKAFILNFFNFYLKKFLLIFLIMIFIVFLFIGLSEKKLDLIYFSLLSFSVGIFSLNQILIFLPIDYLSFNYFIIYKSLYICGLLLLFFLKEYSNIKLNNVMKIIVIFFCISFVIDLILFNKYRLRKNIYNFELLLGLLAYFYLIIFYLNLSFKKSFEHLKKFRISLILFMFSLINDILVFTLPDKYPQFYTMIYGFEFLVIIIAKNLLIEIVAIYKDVTAKNKLLNNKNKEMEVYIGKITSISELLKENSNIYKKNSLMIKDLSNELSSIVSQFTAHLEEIITTNNYVYENEGKSIENIANQISLINDIDKKLMEFFELFKQIYVNLKNIKDFAENIENISKQTNLLGLNASIEASRGGDFVKEFQVVANEVKNLALKSNILSTNINENVKSIIILIENGNVLSKELKNNFESFNINFNKFYDVVKNNRELSNRLFDKFNYLSKLINSFSDIAIELAETSENLLT from the coding sequence ATGAGTAAAATTGATAAAGATTTAAATAAGAAAAAAAACTTAAAAATTCTTGTAACTACTTTTTTATTAAGTCTGATAAATAAAATTAAAGAAACTAAAAAATTAAAATTTCTAATTTATATATCCCTATTACTTTTTTTTGTATTAATAATATGTGTTATTTTTAATTATTTCTCATATTTTTTTGAATTGAAAAGAGATTATGAGATTTATAAAATTAAGGATAATTTTAAGGTTAAAGTTTATTTAATGAATGAACCTTCAATAGATTATAAAAATAAAACACCAGACATTACTAAAGACTTTAATATTCCTTTTAATCTTTCTTCATTATCTGGATATAAAAATAGTGTTTTTGAAATAGAGAAAGATTTAGATTTAAATGAAATTAAAAATTTTGTGATAAAAAATAAAAATGAAAAATTAAATAATGAAAACTTTGATTTGGGAATAGCAATAGGTAAACTTTCAGATGCATCTGAAATATATATAAATGATTTTAAAATATCTGAATTTGGAAAAAGAAATGGTATAATTTTTTCGTCTTTTAATTATTATCAATATTACAGGATTCCATTTTATCTTATTGATTTATCAAATAATAATAAAATAAATATAAAAATTGTTTTATATGTTAAGACAAATGCGAGTTTAACTGACGAAATAATAATTTCTCATTATGATCTTATTTATTATAAAGCATTTATTTTAAATTTTTTTAATTTTTATTTAAAAAAATTCTTATTGATTTTTTTAATAATGATTTTCATAGTATTTTTATTTATTGGATTAAGTGAAAAAAAACTTGATTTAATATATTTCTCGCTGCTTTCTTTTTCAGTTGGAATATTTTCATTAAATCAAATATTAATATTTTTACCTATAGATTATTTAAGTTTTAATTACTTTATAATTTATAAAAGTTTATATATATGTGGTCTCCTTCTTCTTTTCTTCTTAAAAGAGTATTCTAATATTAAATTAAATAATGTAATGAAAATAATAGTAATATTTTTTTGCATCAGTTTTGTTATTGATCTTATACTTTTTAATAAATATAGATTAAGAAAAAATATATATAATTTTGAATTATTATTAGGTCTTTTAGCTTATTTTTATCTTATAATATTTTATTTGAATCTTTCCTTTAAAAAAAGCTTTGAACATCTTAAAAAGTTTAGGATTTCACTTATTTTATTTATGTTTTCGTTGATAAATGATATACTAGTTTTTACTTTGCCTGATAAATATCCTCAATTTTATACTATGATATATGGGTTTGAATTTTTGGTTATCATAATAGCAAAAAATTTATTAATAGAAATAGTAGCTATTTATAAAGATGTAACGGCAAAAAATAAACTTTTAAATAATAAAAATAAAGAGATGGAAGTATATATAGGAAAAATTACATCTATCTCAGAATTATTAAAAGAAAATTCAAATATTTACAAAAAAAATTCACTAATGATAAAAGACTTAAGTAATGAATTATCAAGTATTGTTTCACAATTTACTGCTCATTTAGAAGAAATAATAACTACAAATAATTATGTTTATGAAAATGAAGGTAAATCAATAGAAAATATAGCAAATCAAATATCTTTGATAAATGACATTGATAAGAAATTAATGGAGTTTTTTGAATTATTTAAGCAAATATATGTAAACTTAAAAAATATTAAAGATTTTGCTGAAAACATTGAAAATATATCTAAACAAACAAATCTTTTAGGACTTAATGCTTCTATAGAAGCCTCAAGAGGAGGAGATTTTGTTAAAGAGTTCCAAGTTGTTGCAAATGAAGTTAAAAATCTTGCATTAAAATCTAATATTTTGTCAACAAATATTAATGAAAATGTTAAAAGTATTATTATTTTAATTGAAAATGGTAATGTTTTAAGTAAAGAATTGAAAAATAATTTTGAAAGTTTTAACATTAATTTTAATAAATTTTATGATGTTGTTAAAAATAATAGAGAATTAAGTAATAGATTATTTGATAAATTTAATTATTTATCTAAACTTATAAATAGTTTCTCTGATATCGCAATCGAACTTGCTGAAACATCAGAAAATCTATTAACTTGA
- a CDS encoding ATP-dependent 6-phosphofructokinase, which yields MNHEVENIQFDLSKIDFKIKSLGKPIYISPIQYVNFVDDNDRIIYNTNYQELLKVIKENSNSIITFEKAGPRERIYFEPEKTVAAIVTCGGLCPGLNNVIRSLVMQLYYQYKVYDIIGIRYGYKGLNLDQKISPIRLNPTVVQDIHNLGGSFLGSSRGYSDAVKIVDALEYYGINVLFTIGGDGTIRGAIKIVEEIEKRGLNISVVGIPKTIDNDIPFISKTFGFETAFSSAVEAIRCAHAEAKGAPNGIGIVKVMGRDSGFIAAQASLAQKDVNYVLIPEIDFDLEGPKGLFKSVEERLKKRGHALIVVAEGSGQKFFEGAEAKYDASGNRILNDIGVYLKNKLKQYFDKIEMEVNIKYIDPSYIIRSVPASPNDSVYCGFLAENAVHAAMAGKTKLIIGKWNESFVHLPMEIVNFGRKKIDPKGPLWRSVLLSTGQEELKNN from the coding sequence ATGAATCATGAAGTTGAAAATATTCAATTTGATTTATCAAAAATAGATTTTAAAATAAAAAGTCTAGGTAAACCAATTTATATTTCACCTATTCAATATGTTAATTTCGTTGATGACAATGATAGAATTATTTATAATACAAATTATCAAGAGTTATTAAAAGTTATCAAAGAGAATTCTAATTCAATTATAACTTTTGAGAAAGCTGGTCCAAGAGAAAGAATCTATTTTGAACCAGAAAAAACTGTTGCTGCAATTGTAACATGTGGTGGGCTATGTCCAGGATTAAATAATGTAATAAGATCATTAGTAATGCAACTTTATTATCAATATAAAGTCTATGATATTATAGGTATAAGATATGGTTATAAAGGTTTAAATTTGGATCAAAAAATTAGTCCGATAAGACTTAATCCAACAGTAGTACAAGATATTCATAATCTTGGAGGATCTTTTCTAGGTTCTTCTAGGGGGTATTCGGATGCTGTAAAGATTGTAGATGCTCTTGAATATTATGGAATAAATGTTCTTTTTACTATAGGTGGGGATGGTACTATTAGAGGAGCTATTAAAATAGTAGAAGAAATTGAGAAAAGAGGTTTAAATATTTCTGTGGTAGGTATTCCAAAAACCATAGATAATGATATTCCATTTATTTCAAAAACATTTGGCTTTGAAACTGCTTTTTCATCTGCAGTTGAAGCTATTAGATGTGCTCATGCAGAAGCAAAAGGAGCTCCAAATGGTATAGGAATAGTTAAAGTTATGGGAAGAGATTCAGGATTTATTGCAGCTCAAGCATCACTAGCTCAAAAAGATGTAAATTATGTTCTTATTCCAGAAATTGATTTTGATTTAGAAGGTCCTAAAGGACTTTTTAAAAGTGTTGAAGAAAGACTTAAGAAAAGAGGGCATGCATTAATAGTTGTTGCTGAAGGTTCAGGACAAAAATTTTTTGAAGGAGCAGAGGCTAAATATGATGCATCAGGTAACAGAATATTAAATGATATAGGGGTTTATCTTAAAAACAAATTAAAGCAATATTTTGACAAAATAGAAATGGAAGTTAATATTAAGTATATTGATCCAAGTTATATAATTAGGTCTGTACCTGCAAGTCCTAATGATTCTGTTTATTGTGGTTTTTTAGCTGAAAATGCTGTTCATGCTGCAATGGCTGGAAAAACTAAACTTATTATCGGTAAATGGAATGAGAGCTTTGTTCATCTTCCGATGGAAATTGTTAATTTTGGTAGAAAAAAGATTGATCCTAAAGGTCCACTTTGGAGATCTGTATTATTATCTACAGGACAGGAAGAATTGAAAAATAATTAG